A region from the Lysobacter antibioticus genome encodes:
- a CDS encoding lytic transglycosylase domain-containing protein: protein MNTRPSAAPRVVAAVVLLALAAGAQARTVYRCVRDGTVSLATAPEPGSRCVAKEFDDNVAKLPNLWGEMGVINGNLYERQQDGKTVYSTRKLPGSVRVMGFTVETPPGEPAHPGLGKVGKAQLDKFPAQFRSAAKASGVDDAWLRAIAHAESGFDAKAVSSKGAQGVMQLMPETAKEYGVLDPFSSTESINAGARHLKALMRRYKGDLMLVAAAYNAGIGTVARYGGVPPYRETQEYIAKVQALHQRYQLALGTRKPVLKAAQ, encoded by the coding sequence GGCCGCGGGCGCGCAGGCGCGCACCGTGTATCGCTGCGTGCGCGACGGCACCGTCAGCCTCGCCACCGCGCCCGAACCCGGCTCGCGCTGCGTCGCCAAGGAATTCGACGACAACGTCGCGAAGCTGCCCAATCTGTGGGGCGAGATGGGCGTGATCAACGGCAACCTCTACGAGCGCCAGCAGGACGGCAAGACCGTCTACAGCACGCGCAAGCTGCCCGGTTCGGTGCGGGTGATGGGTTTCACCGTGGAAACGCCGCCCGGCGAGCCTGCGCACCCGGGCCTGGGCAAGGTCGGCAAGGCCCAGCTCGACAAATTCCCGGCCCAGTTCCGTTCCGCGGCCAAGGCCAGCGGCGTCGACGATGCCTGGTTGCGCGCGATCGCCCATGCCGAGAGTGGCTTCGACGCCAAGGCAGTCTCGTCCAAGGGCGCGCAAGGGGTCATGCAGCTGATGCCGGAGACGGCCAAGGAATACGGCGTGCTCGACCCGTTCTCGTCGACCGAATCGATCAACGCCGGCGCACGCCACCTCAAGGCCTTGATGCGGCGCTACAAAGGCGACCTGATGTTGGTCGCGGCCGCCTACAACGCCGGCATCGGCACGGTCGCGCGCTATGGCGGCGTGCCGCCGTATCGCGAAACCCAGGAATACATCGCCAAGGTGCAGGCCCTGCACCAGCGTTATCAACTCGCCCTGGGCACGCGCAAGCCGGTGTTGAAAGCCGCGCAATGA
- a CDS encoding PQQ-dependent sugar dehydrogenase: MNRSMLSLVCSTALLGAFVAPAACALDHASASSTSAAESTKALPFTATEVARFNEPWAMTFLPDGRLLVTEKRGVLKLQTIGGSARTVSGVPAVAYGGQGGFGDVILHPQYATNKYIYISYAERGSTSGTAGATVARAKLNITSTSASLTELRVIWRQPKVSGSNHYGHRLAFGPDRKLWITSSERQKFDPAQDLNSPLGKVIRLNDDGSVPTDNPFYGRGGVAATVWSYGHRNLLGIAFDAQSKLWIHEMGPRGGDELNLIERGSNYGWPLVSQGDHYDGTPIPRHSTRPDLNAPETWWTPVIAPAGFIIYSGTRFPAWAGNGLIGGLASQALIRVRFSGSTAAEAERYPMGRRIREVEQGPNGDVWLLEDGSNARLLRLTPL, encoded by the coding sequence ATGAACCGCTCGATGCTCTCCCTCGTTTGCTCCACCGCGCTGCTCGGCGCTTTCGTCGCGCCCGCGGCCTGCGCCCTCGACCACGCCAGCGCCAGCTCGACCAGCGCGGCCGAATCGACCAAGGCGCTGCCGTTCACCGCGACCGAAGTCGCGCGCTTCAACGAACCCTGGGCGATGACCTTCCTGCCCGACGGCCGTTTGCTGGTCACCGAAAAACGCGGCGTGCTCAAACTGCAAACCATCGGCGGCAGCGCGCGCACCGTCAGCGGCGTGCCCGCGGTCGCTTATGGCGGCCAGGGCGGCTTCGGCGACGTCATCCTGCATCCGCAGTACGCGACCAACAAATACATCTATATCAGCTACGCCGAACGCGGCAGCACCAGCGGCACCGCCGGTGCCACGGTTGCGCGCGCCAAGCTCAACATCACCTCGACCAGCGCCTCGCTGACCGAACTGCGGGTGATCTGGCGCCAGCCGAAAGTCAGCGGCAGCAATCACTACGGCCATCGCCTCGCGTTCGGCCCCGACCGCAAGCTGTGGATCACCTCGAGCGAGCGGCAGAAGTTCGATCCGGCCCAGGACCTCAACTCCCCGCTCGGCAAGGTCATCCGCCTCAACGACGACGGCAGCGTGCCGACCGACAATCCGTTCTACGGCCGCGGCGGCGTCGCCGCGACGGTGTGGTCCTACGGCCATCGCAACCTGCTCGGCATCGCCTTCGATGCGCAGAGCAAGCTGTGGATCCATGAGATGGGGCCGAGGGGCGGCGACGAACTCAACCTGATCGAACGCGGTTCCAACTACGGTTGGCCGCTGGTGTCGCAGGGCGATCACTACGACGGCACGCCGATCCCGCGCCACAGCACGCGCCCGGACCTCAACGCGCCGGAAACCTGGTGGACGCCGGTGATCGCGCCGGCCGGCTTCATCATCTATTCCGGCACCCGCTTCCCGGCCTGGGCCGGCAACGGCCTGATCGGCGGCTTGGCCTCGCAGGCCCTGATCCGGGTGCGCTTCAGCGGCAGCACCGCCGCCGAGGCCGAGCGTTATCCGATGGGCAGGCGCATCCGCGAAGTCGAACAAGGCCCGAACGGCGATGTCTGGCTGCTCGAAGACGGCAGTAATGCGCGCCTGCTGCGGCTGACGCCGCTGTAA
- a CDS encoding CPXCG motif-containing cysteine-rich protein gives MLPSVEVQCPYCGEPIDLVVDDSAGDQRYIEDCQVCCRPIVVAVSLDEDGQPHVAVYAEDEA, from the coding sequence ATGTTGCCGAGCGTCGAAGTCCAATGTCCTTACTGCGGCGAGCCGATCGACCTGGTCGTCGACGATTCCGCCGGCGACCAGCGCTATATCGAAGACTGCCAGGTCTGTTGCCGGCCGATCGTGGTGGCGGTCAGTCTCGACGAGGACGGCCAGCCGCACGTGGCGGTCTACGCGGAAGACGAAGCGTGA
- a CDS encoding winged helix DNA-binding domain-containing protein, with protein sequence MPSAKRVATASSGKSRQAAADVLSARALNRALLARQSLLERSSESVPAMVERLLGLQAQAPNPPYLGLWTRLRDFALDDLTAAMQAREVVRATMMRGTLHLVSAQDYRRLRPVLQPVLQRLSLQSGHARALKGLDLAALRRAGFEALRAQPLSATALGEALRAHWPDHDANALALLVRGAEPLVHVPPAGLWDSHKPACFATAIDWLGTPIDDGADEAAIDAMLLRYLGAFGPASARDATTWSGLTATRERLERLRPGLRVFRDEAGTELFDLPDAPRPDPDTPAPPRLLPEFDNVLLSHAERSRIFEESSRGSIFTRNGLVAATILVDGFVAGTWKLQRDARSATLTLTPFKRLKPADRRALEREADLCLSIAAPAQAQRELRFVAATA encoded by the coding sequence ATGCCGAGCGCGAAGCGCGTCGCGACGGCGAGTTCGGGCAAATCCAGGCAGGCTGCCGCCGATGTATTGAGCGCACGTGCGCTGAACCGCGCGCTGTTGGCGCGGCAGTCTTTGCTCGAACGCAGCAGCGAATCCGTGCCGGCGATGGTCGAGCGCCTGCTCGGCCTGCAGGCGCAGGCGCCCAATCCGCCTTACCTGGGGCTGTGGACGCGGCTGCGCGATTTCGCCCTCGACGACCTGACCGCTGCCATGCAGGCCCGCGAAGTGGTGCGCGCGACGATGATGCGCGGCACCTTGCACCTGGTCAGCGCGCAGGACTATCGAAGACTGCGCCCGGTGCTGCAGCCGGTATTGCAGCGGCTGTCGTTGCAGAGCGGTCATGCGCGGGCGCTGAAAGGTTTGGACCTGGCGGCGCTGCGCCGTGCCGGCTTCGAGGCCTTGCGCGCGCAGCCGCTCAGCGCGACGGCGCTGGGCGAGGCGCTGCGTGCGCATTGGCCCGATCACGATGCCAACGCACTCGCTTTGTTGGTGCGCGGCGCCGAGCCTTTGGTGCACGTCCCGCCGGCAGGCCTGTGGGACTCGCACAAGCCCGCCTGTTTCGCCACCGCGATCGATTGGCTGGGCACGCCGATAGACGACGGTGCCGACGAGGCGGCGATCGACGCGATGCTGTTGCGTTATCTCGGCGCCTTCGGCCCGGCCAGCGCACGCGATGCGACGACCTGGTCCGGGCTGACCGCGACGCGTGAACGCCTCGAACGCCTGCGTCCCGGGTTGCGGGTGTTTCGCGACGAGGCCGGCACCGAGTTGTTCGATCTGCCCGATGCGCCGCGCCCCGACCCGGATACCCCGGCGCCGCCGCGATTGCTGCCCGAGTTCGACAACGTATTGCTGTCGCACGCCGAGCGTTCGCGCATTTTCGAGGAGTCCTCGCGCGGCTCGATCTTCACTCGCAACGGCCTGGTCGCGGCCACGATCCTCGTCGACGGCTTCGTCGCCGGCACCTGGAAGCTGCAGCGCGACGCCCGCTCGGCAACCTTGACCCTCACCCCCTTCAAGCGCCTCAAGCCGGCCGATCGCCGGGCCCTGGAGCGCGAGGCCGACCTGTGTTTGAGCATAGCGGCACCGGCTCAGGCACAGCGTGAGCTGCGTTTCGTCGCAGCGACCGCATAA
- a CDS encoding DUF7507 domain-containing protein, which yields MIAKFQALATAFSRRMIMPVAFAASLLLTADPVHAQQAVNTASVTPPSGVTDPTCNVANPPCNSATDSDSILASLTLVKTVTNDNGGTAVATAWTLQAAGPTPISGVTGATAVTNAPVSPGSYTLSETGGPSGYTAGTYSCVVNGGAPVVSNSLTLAFGDTATCTINNDDQAATLTLVKTVTNDNGGTATISDFPLTATGPTTITGVSGTATVTNAPVSAGVYTLTEAAVAGYTAGAWSCTAGTLSGNSLTLANGVSATCTIVNDDQAATLTLVKTVTNDNGGTATISDFPLTATGPTTITGVSGTATVTNAPVSAGVYTLTEAAVAGYTAGSWSCTAGTLSGNSLTLANGVSATCTIVNDDQAATLTLVKTVTNDSGGTATISDFPLTATGPTTITGISGDAAVTSAPVSAGVYTLTEASVAGYTAGAWSCTAGTLSGNSLTLANGVSATCTIVNDDIPPTQTIAKTMTNADNDGSGTVSLGDVLTYTVTVTNTSTTTNLNNVVVSDSKITPTGGTTPCASVVPGGTCTLIGTYTVTAADVTAGSISNTATSTSAICPAGSTDPACTTTVNTPVTPLSQTLAKAMTGNADEDGSGTVSLGDTLTYTVTVTNTSASGNLTNVVVSDSKITPSTITCATVAPTATCVLTGTYVVTAADVTAGSISNTATSTSPACPAGSTDPACTTTVNTPVTPLSQTLAKAMTGNADEDGSGTVSLGDTLTYTVTVTNTSASGNLTNVVVNDSKITPSSTTCASVAPGATCALVGTYTVTAADVSASSISNTATSTSTVCPAGSTDPACTTTINTPVVPSTVSYTKSASTAGPVVVGDVITYTLTTTVANAQTIGVLTLTDTLGAGLDFVAVTGQSPASAYSCNAANPLVCTLPAGTVPGVYTVTYTARVNAQATGNVTNAVVGTGTDNPTCTGTCTTDTPVTASAVSYEKTASTAGPVVVGDVITYTLTATVTNAQTTGVTTLTDTMGSGLDFVAVTSAGAFTCNAANPLVCSLPAGTVPGSYAVTYTARVNGQAGGSVNNAVVGTGTDAPSCSNAGCSVTTEVAPPVVSYAKSASTAGPVAQGDTITYTLTTTVANAPTRNALTLTDTLGTGLDFTAVTGAAGYSCNAANPLVCTLPAGTVPGTYTVTYTAKVNAQASETVNNTVVGTGTDNPACVGICATSTTVAPPPTLRVIKQASPRDVKIGDLVRYTVTVENTGTVDAIDATLVDTPPAGFTFVDGSLSVADRDGVGRLVGTYPIQVDQVDIAAGERATFTYLLRVGAGVRAGIHSNSALMRDNGKIVSNVATAEVQLIADPLLDHALILGTVFDDRDGDGWQDSAAIDDARVQGGFAADAYVPNSTTVDRGTGPKAEPDASSPMLHGIVLGGISARQSDADPVDAHRVVISQRLKELSFTDDFALTTKQGVTVRMDAAGTTRIERSGDAAKNLSGAAPTVERRVSPTEGGYVVDYIVRNTGVDERGIPGVRIASIEGLLMETDQYGRYHLEGVDVGTLERGRNFILKVDPSTLPPGSVFTTDNPLTRRVTPGLPVRFDWGVKLPAGLIEGGEEQIEMELGEVFFAPGSAEVRAQYLPAIEKMAAQIKQHRGGEVVISANGDGESLAFDRASAVKAELVKQLPADVLQALKVSVRGNADDPGSLIVGLGEGGALLGTVLFDTNKETIRPEFEPLLDKVAAALERMHGGVIAIVGHTDVRASYQYNTALGMRRAKAVYDALAQRLSPEVRAKVRVESSNDPTAPVDVKRN from the coding sequence GTGATCGCCAAATTCCAAGCCCTCGCGACAGCCTTCAGCCGTCGCATGATCATGCCGGTCGCATTCGCGGCCTCCCTCTTGCTGACCGCGGATCCGGTGCACGCTCAGCAGGCCGTCAACACCGCGAGCGTGACGCCTCCTTCCGGGGTCACCGACCCCACCTGTAACGTCGCCAATCCCCCGTGTAACAGCGCGACCGACAGCGACTCGATCCTGGCCTCCCTGACCCTGGTCAAGACGGTCACCAACGACAACGGCGGCACCGCGGTTGCGACGGCCTGGACGCTGCAGGCGGCGGGCCCGACCCCCATCAGCGGTGTCACTGGCGCCACCGCGGTCACCAATGCTCCGGTCAGCCCGGGCAGCTACACCCTCTCTGAAACGGGCGGCCCGAGCGGATACACCGCCGGCACCTATAGCTGCGTCGTCAACGGCGGCGCCCCGGTCGTTTCCAACAGCCTGACGCTCGCCTTCGGCGATACCGCCACTTGCACCATCAACAACGACGACCAGGCCGCGACCCTGACTCTGGTCAAGACGGTGACCAACGACAACGGCGGTACCGCGACGATCAGCGACTTCCCGCTGACCGCGACCGGCCCGACCACGATCACCGGCGTGAGCGGCACGGCGACGGTGACCAATGCACCGGTCAGCGCCGGCGTCTACACCCTGACGGAAGCAGCCGTGGCCGGTTATACCGCCGGCGCCTGGAGCTGCACGGCGGGCACCTTGTCGGGCAACAGCCTGACCTTGGCGAACGGCGTGAGTGCGACTTGTACGATCGTCAACGACGACCAGGCGGCGACCCTGACCCTGGTCAAGACGGTGACCAACGACAACGGCGGTACCGCGACGATCAGCGACTTCCCGCTGACCGCGACCGGCCCGACCACGATCACCGGCGTGAGCGGCACGGCGACGGTGACCAATGCACCGGTCAGCGCCGGCGTCTACACCCTGACGGAAGCAGCCGTGGCCGGTTACACCGCCGGTAGCTGGAGCTGCACCGCGGGCACCTTGTCGGGCAACAGCCTGACCTTGGCGAACGGCGTGAGTGCGACTTGTACGATCGTCAACGACGACCAGGCGGCGACGCTGACCCTGGTCAAGACGGTGACCAACGATAGCGGCGGCACCGCGACGATCAGCGATTTCCCGCTGACCGCGACCGGCCCGACCACGATCACGGGCATCAGCGGTGATGCAGCAGTGACCAGTGCACCGGTCAGCGCCGGCGTCTACACGCTGACGGAAGCGTCGGTGGCCGGCTACACCGCCGGTGCCTGGAGCTGCACCGCGGGCACCTTGTCGGGCAACAGCCTGACCCTGGCCAACGGTGTTTCCGCGACTTGCACGATCGTCAACGACGACATTCCGCCGACCCAGACGATCGCCAAGACCATGACCAATGCCGATAACGACGGCAGCGGCACGGTGTCCTTGGGCGACGTGCTGACCTACACGGTGACGGTGACCAATACCAGTACGACCACGAATCTCAATAACGTGGTGGTGAGCGACAGCAAGATCACGCCGACGGGCGGCACGACGCCGTGTGCCAGCGTTGTTCCGGGCGGTACCTGCACCTTGATCGGCACCTACACGGTGACCGCGGCCGACGTGACCGCCGGTTCGATCAGCAACACCGCCACTTCGACCAGTGCGATCTGCCCGGCGGGCAGCACCGATCCTGCGTGCACCACGACGGTGAACACGCCGGTGACGCCGCTGAGCCAGACCCTGGCGAAGGCGATGACGGGCAATGCCGACGAAGACGGTTCGGGCACGGTGTCGCTGGGCGACACGCTGACCTACACGGTCACCGTGACCAACACCAGCGCGAGCGGCAACCTGACCAACGTGGTGGTGAGCGACAGCAAGATCACCCCGAGCACGATCACCTGCGCCACGGTGGCGCCGACGGCGACCTGCGTGCTGACGGGCACCTACGTGGTGACCGCGGCCGATGTGACCGCCGGTTCGATCAGCAACACCGCGACGTCGACCAGCCCGGCCTGCCCGGCGGGCAGCACCGATCCTGCGTGCACCACGACGGTGAACACGCCGGTGACGCCGCTGAGCCAGACCCTGGCGAAGGCGATGACGGGCAATGCCGACGAAGACGGTTCGGGCACGGTGTCGCTGGGCGACACGCTGACCTACACGGTGACGGTGACCAACACCAGCGCGAGCGGCAACCTGACCAACGTGGTGGTGAACGACAGCAAGATCACCCCGAGCAGTACGACCTGTGCATCGGTCGCGCCGGGCGCCACCTGCGCCCTGGTCGGCACTTATACGGTGACCGCGGCCGACGTGTCTGCCAGTTCGATCAGCAACACCGCAACCTCGACCAGCACCGTCTGTCCTGCGGGCAGCACCGATCCGGCCTGCACCACGACCATTAACACCCCGGTGGTTCCGTCGACGGTCAGCTACACCAAGTCCGCCAGCACGGCCGGTCCGGTGGTGGTCGGCGACGTGATTACCTACACCCTGACGACGACGGTGGCTAACGCGCAGACCATCGGTGTGCTGACCCTGACCGACACGCTGGGCGCTGGCCTGGACTTCGTGGCGGTGACCGGTCAGAGCCCGGCGAGCGCCTATAGCTGCAACGCGGCCAATCCGCTGGTGTGCACGCTGCCGGCCGGTACGGTGCCGGGCGTCTACACCGTGACCTACACGGCGCGTGTGAACGCCCAGGCGACCGGTAACGTGACCAATGCGGTGGTCGGCACGGGCACGGATAACCCGACCTGCACCGGCACCTGCACCACCGATACGCCGGTGACGGCGTCGGCGGTCAGCTACGAGAAGACGGCGAGCACGGCCGGTCCGGTCGTGGTCGGCGACGTGATCACCTACACCTTGACGGCGACGGTGACCAACGCGCAGACCACGGGCGTGACCACGCTGACCGACACGATGGGGTCCGGTCTGGACTTCGTCGCGGTGACCAGCGCGGGTGCGTTCACCTGCAATGCGGCCAATCCGCTGGTGTGCAGCTTGCCGGCCGGTACGGTGCCGGGCAGCTACGCGGTGACCTACACCGCGCGGGTCAACGGCCAGGCCGGTGGCAGCGTCAACAATGCGGTGGTCGGCACCGGTACGGACGCTCCGAGCTGCAGCAATGCGGGCTGCTCGGTCACGACCGAAGTCGCGCCGCCGGTGGTCAGCTACGCGAAGTCGGCCAGTACGGCCGGCCCGGTGGCGCAAGGCGACACGATCACCTACACGCTGACGACGACGGTGGCCAATGCGCCGACGCGCAATGCCCTGACCCTGACCGATACCCTGGGCACGGGTCTGGACTTCACCGCGGTGACCGGTGCGGCCGGCTATAGCTGCAATGCGGCCAACCCGCTGGTGTGCACGCTGCCGGCCGGTACGGTGCCGGGCACCTATACGGTCACTTACACGGCCAAGGTCAACGCGCAGGCGTCGGAGACGGTGAACAACACCGTGGTCGGCACCGGTACGGACAACCCGGCATGCGTGGGCATCTGCGCCACCAGCACCACGGTGGCGCCGCCGCCGACCCTGCGGGTGATCAAGCAGGCCTCGCCGCGCGACGTGAAGATCGGTGACCTGGTCCGCTACACGGTCACGGTCGAGAACACCGGTACCGTCGATGCGATCGATGCGACCCTGGTCGATACGCCGCCTGCGGGCTTCACCTTCGTCGACGGTTCGCTGTCGGTGGCCGATCGCGACGGCGTCGGTCGCCTGGTCGGTACCTATCCGATCCAGGTCGACCAGGTCGACATCGCCGCCGGTGAGCGCGCGACGTTCACCTACCTGCTGCGGGTCGGCGCCGGCGTGCGCGCGGGCATCCACTCCAACAGCGCGCTGATGCGCGACAACGGCAAGATCGTCTCCAACGTGGCCACCGCCGAAGTGCAGCTGATCGCCGATCCGTTGCTCGACCACGCCCTGATCCTGGGCACGGTGTTCGACGACCGCGACGGCGACGGTTGGCAGGACAGCGCGGCGATCGACGACGCGCGGGTCCAGGGCGGCTTCGCTGCCGACGCTTACGTGCCGAACTCGACTACGGTCGATCGCGGCACCGGTCCGAAGGCGGAACCGGACGCGAGCTCGCCGATGCTGCACGGCATCGTGTTGGGCGGCATCTCGGCCCGTCAGTCCGACGCCGATCCGGTCGACGCGCACCGCGTGGTGATCAGCCAGCGCCTGAAGGAGTTGAGCTTCACCGACGACTTCGCGCTGACCACCAAGCAGGGCGTGACGGTGCGGATGGATGCGGCCGGTACCACCCGGATCGAGCGCAGCGGCGACGCGGCCAAGAACCTCAGTGGCGCGGCCCCGACGGTGGAACGTCGGGTCAGCCCGACCGAAGGCGGCTACGTGGTCGACTACATCGTCCGCAACACCGGTGTCGACGAACGCGGTATCCCGGGCGTGCGTATCGCCTCGATCGAGGGTTTGTTGATGGAGACCGACCAGTACGGCCGCTATCACCTCGAGGGCGTGGACGTGGGCACCCTGGAACGCGGCCGCAATTTCATCCTCAAGGTCGATCCGTCGACCCTGCCGCCGGGCAGCGTGTTCACCACCGACAACCCGCTGACGCGCCGCGTCACCCCGGGCCTGCCGGTCCGCTTCGACTGGGGCGTCAAGCTGCCGGCCGGGCTGATCGAAGGCGGTGAGGAGCAGATCGAGATGGAACTGGGCGAAGTGTTCTTCGCCCCGGGCAGCGCCGAGGTGCGTGCGCAGTACCTGCCGGCGATCGAGAAGATGGCCGCGCAGATCAAGCAACACCGCGGCGGCGAAGTGGTGATCAGCGCCAACGGCGATGGCGAGTCGCTGGCGTTCGATCGGGCTTCGGCGGTCAAGGCCGAGTTGGTCAAGCAATTGCCGGCCGACGTGCTGCAGGCGCTGAAGGTCAGCGTGCGCGGCAACGCCGACGACCCGGGTTCGCTGATCGTCGGCCTGGGCGAAGGCGGTGCGCTGCTGGGCACGGTGTTGTTCGACACCAACAAGGAGACCATCCGTCCGGAGTTCGAGCCGCTGCTGGATAAGGTCGCGGCTGCGCTGGAGCGCATGCACGGCGGCGTCATCGCGATCGTCGGCCACACCGACGTGCGCGCTTCGTACCAATACAACACTGCGCTCGGCATGCGACGCGCCAAGGCCGTCTACGACGCGTTGGCCCAACGACTGAGCCCCGAAGTGCGCGCCAAGGTGCGAGTCGAGTCGAGTAACGATCCGACCGCCCCTGTCGACGTGAAGCGGAATTGA
- a CDS encoding HU family DNA-binding protein: MNKADLVGAVAETAELSKTDATAAVDALIDVVTKALKKGDTVTLVGFGTFQVRARAARQGRNPKTGETIKIAASKNPSFKAGKALKDAVN, from the coding sequence ATGAACAAGGCCGATCTCGTAGGGGCAGTTGCCGAAACCGCCGAGCTGTCGAAGACCGACGCTACCGCCGCCGTCGATGCATTGATCGACGTCGTCACCAAGGCGCTCAAGAAGGGCGACACTGTTACGCTCGTAGGCTTCGGTACCTTCCAGGTGCGCGCGCGCGCCGCCCGCCAGGGTCGCAATCCGAAGACCGGCGAAACGATCAAGATCGCAGCGTCGAAGAATCCTTCCTTCAAGGCTGGCAAGGCGCTGAAGGATGCTGTAAACTAA